In Pseudorasbora parva isolate DD20220531a chromosome 9, ASM2467924v1, whole genome shotgun sequence, the sequence CAGAATTCACcataagaaaaaacaaaaacaaaaagaaagtcAACGGGGAGGTGGGCGTATCAAACGGCCGCAACGGCTGCGCTGTACAGGGGGTCGGGAGCACTCTTCTGCATCCGGAGGCGGGGCATAAGGTATGGGGAGCTTAGAAGGGGGGGAAACAAAGGGCTGGGGCAAAACAGGAGGCCGTCCACGTCGAGGGGGTTGAGCCAGGTCAATAGGCCTGTCCACATCCAAGTGAGCGGGTTTAAGGCGGTCAATAGAGAGTCTCTCTGGTTTACCGCCCCTGTCCACCACAAAATGTTTGTTCCCTGTCTCCAGAACCCGGAATGGGCCCTCGTAGGGCGGGCGTAGCGGACCCCTGTGAGCATCATGGCGAATAAAAACATAGCCAGCTGCCTGAAGTCCAGCAGGAATGTGTGACTGAGGGAGGCCATGCCGAGAAGTAGGGACGGGTGAGAAAAGCCTTGCCTTGTCCAGTAAAGTAGACCGCTGGAGGGTAGCAGACCAAGGAACTGTGGTGCTAGGCACAAAATCCCCTGGCACCCGCAGCGGCTGTCCATAAACGAGCTCCGCAGATGAGGAATGAAGGTCCTCTTTAGGCGCAGTCCTGATGCCTAGCATCACCCACGGAAGCTTGTCGACCCAGTTACTGTCTTTGAGGCTGGCACGCAGAGCAGCCTTCATCGACCTATGAAAGCGTTCACACAGTCCGTTAGCCTGCGGGTGATACGCGGTAGTGCGGTGGAGTTTAACTCCCAGGCTCTGAGCGACAGCATGCCAAAGCTCAGACGTGAACTGCGCTCCTCGGTCAGAGGAAATGTCTGAAGGCGTGCCGAAACGGGCAACCCAGGTGCCAATGAATGCACGTGTCATGTCGATTGACGCCACTGACGTCAGTGGTACAGCCTCAGGCCAGCGGGTTGTCCTATCCACCATAGTTAACAGGTGTGTGAAACCATGAGATGAGGGCAATGGACCGACCAGGTCTACATTTACGTGGTCAAAACGTCTTTCTGGAACTGGGAACGACTCTAGCGGGGCTTTAGTGTGGCGGTGTACTTTGGCCCGTTGGCACTCAACACAAGTGTTAGCCCAGTTTCTAACATCCTTCTTTAGGCCGTGCCAAACAAACTTTGCTGCAACCAGTTTCTGTGATGCTTTTGAACCTGGGTGGGAGAGACCATGGATGGCATCAAAAACTTGTCGTCTCCATCCAGAGGGGACGACCGGCCGCGGACTTCCTGTAGAGACGTCACACAGGAGCGTGGTGCCAGCATCACCAAAAACAACTTCCTCAATCTGCAGCCCCGTAGCTGAGGTCCTCAGGAGTTGTACACCTGGGTCTGTGGTCTGAGTCATCGCCATGCTGTTATAATCCAAACCGAGATGGACTGCCCCAGCCACAGCACGTGATAGGCAGTCTGCCACATGGTTGTTCTTGCCGGCAACATGCTGCAAGTCTGTGGTGAACTCGGAAATGTAGGAAAGATGGCGCTGCTGGCGAGCGGACCACGGCTCGGCCACCTTGGCCATAGCGAAAGTTAGCGGTTTGTGGTCCACAAAAGCAGTGAAATGTCGGCCTTCCAGCAGGGAACGAAAGTGTCTGATGGCGAGGTAGAGACCCAGGAGCTCCCGGTCGAAAGTGCTATATTTCCGCTCGCAGGGACGTAGCTGGCGGCTAAAGAAAGCCAGTGGTTGCCAGGCCCCGCTTAACCACTGCTCGTAGACGGCACCGACAGCATAGTCTGAGGCGTCCGAGGTGATGGCGATGGGGGCTGTAGGAGAGGGATGCGCTAGCATTGTGGCGTTCGCTAGCGCTGCCTTAGTGGCAGCAAAAGCCTTGATTCTGCTCTCAGTCCAGTCCACGGCGTGCTTGGGTTTACCTTTCAAGGCCTCGTGTAAGGGCTGCATGAGCTGAGCGGCTCGAGGAATGAAGCGATGGTAAAAATTTACCATGCCGAGGAACTCCTGCAGCGATTTGACCGTGAGCGGGCGTGGGAACTGTGTTACTGCCTCCACCTTTGATGGAAGAGGGACTGCCCCTTCCTTAGTGACTCTGTGCCCGAGGAAATCAATGGTGGAGAGACCGAACTGGCACTTGGCTGGGTTGACGATAAGGCCATGTTGGCTAAGTCGTTCAAAAAGGGTTCGGAGGTGAGCCAAGTGCTGAGACTTAGATGTGCTAGCTACTAGGATGTCGTCCAAGTACACGAAAAGGAAAGGCAGGTCCCGCAAAACAGAGTCCATGAGGCGTTGAAAAGATTGGGCAGCGTTCttaaggccgaaaggcatgcgCAGGAACTCAAAAAGACCAAACGGCGTGATCACTGCCGTTTTGGGAACGTCCCGTGGATGAACTGGCACCTGATGATATCCCCGTACGAGGTCCACCTTCGAAAATATCACCATACCAGCCAGGTGTGCTGAAAAATCCTGTATGTTGGGGACTGGGTATCGGTCAGGTGCTGTTGCCTCATTAAGCCGCCTGTAGTCGCCACATGGGCGCCATCCACCGGCAGGTTTAGGGACAATGTGAAGGGGTGAGGCCCACGGGCTGTCGGATCGGCGGACTATTCCCAGGCGTTCCATGTTTGTAAACTCGGCCTTTGCGACGGCAAGCTTGGTCGGGTCGAGGCGTCGAGCACGGGCGTAGACGGGTGGGCCAGTGGTGGTTAGATGGTGCTCCACACCGTGTTTCACTGCTGATGCAGAGAAAGTGGGCTGAGTGAGGGCTGGGAAACTGGCTAGTAGACGGTGGAAATCATCAGAAACTGAAAGCGTGCTAGACAGTCGCATAGAGTCAGCCCTGCTGAGCGTGCACGTATAAGAGCAAAATGTGACCGCGTCAATCAAACGGCTGTTCTTAACATCCACCAAGAGTCCATGCGCACACAAAAAATCGGACCCAAGGAGGGGAAAAGCGACCTTAGCTGTGACAAAGTCCCAGCCGAAATGTTGTCCTCCAAAACACAATTCGACGTACCTTGTGCCATATGTGCGGATCAGGCTACCATTGGCAGCTTCCAAAGGGGGGCCATGGCTGTCAGTCACCATGTCTAAACGGGATGCAGGCAGGACGCTCCTCTGTGCTCCCGTGTCACACAGAAAACGTCGTCCAGAGACGCTGTCGCGGATGAAAAGCAGCCTGCCTACGCGGCCGACGCTCATGGCCACTACTGAGCGCCGGCCCTGGCGTTTCCCGACCCGCCGAAACTGCATGGTGGGCGACATTTGTTGGCCTTGTTTCCGAACTTCGCATGGTAGAAACATAAGCCTGATGGTTGTTGAGAGCCAGAAAACTGTTGTCGACGAGGAATTGTGGCAGCAATAAGTGTGGACTCATCTCGCGTTGCCGAAGCGATGTGCGCAGGAAAAAATGTGGACTCACAATGTCCCTGACTCGCCAGGAAAAACTTATCAGCCTCCTCGGCTAATTTCCTACACTCAGTAATTGTGGTGTTAGCTAGAGCAGCTCTCACTTGGGGAGGCAGCTGCCGCAGAAAAAGATGGGTGAAAAGAAAATCGGGTCTGTGCTCACCTAAAAGATCCAGCATACGATCCATGAGCTCGGACGGTTTGCTGTCACCCAGTCCTTGAAGGGAGAAAAGCCTGTTGGCTCTTTCAGTGTCTGACAGTTCAAATGTTTTCAATAAGTGGGCTTTGAGCGCTATATACTTGTCAGTTGCTGGAGGATTTGTAAGAAGGCTCACCACTCTGGATGCTGTTGTACTTCCGAGAGCAGACACAACATAGTAGTATTTAGTTGTATCCGCGGTGATCTCACGTAACGCGAATTGCGCTTCGGTCTGAGCGAACCATGCCGAAGCTGACGTTTCCCAGAATTCGGGGAGTTTAAGAGTGACGGCGTTCGCGGTCATGGTAGTGTCGTTTCTCTGGATACGTCCAGCAGACAAAAAACGGGGTCACCAGTGTGGAAATTGCTGTGAATAACAAGCGACAACTTCTCACGTTGAGCACATGAGTGTCTCGTTTAATATCAACcaaaaacactacacacaaccaACCCCCCAAGTGGGTGTTGACCAACGTCAAAAGTCAACGAGCAACAGACAAACTTAAAGGGACCACAAACCCTGAACAGTACTGTGTTAATCCTCGGCAGTATATAGAACCATATTTAATAACAAGGGTGAATTATGTACGTCTCATTCACTacaaaagtgtcatttattcctgtgatcaaagctgaatttatcatcattactccagtcttcagtgtcacatgatccttcactaatcatgtcacgtttcatcatcataacgattgttttcctttagctgcagctccagcgtgacagtgTATTACTTCTGAATctgcttttggactttctgtgagagagcgCCCTTCTCATATTTAGATTCGAATAAAATTACatgtcatgcatagattattttttgtctctgtatttaaatcttgatgtaggctattcacattggtttctatgtaaatacacttgcccgtgaccccaataagcgcgctatcaaccgagattaAAGAAAGCTGTTTTTAGCGTTCCTGTTACCTTGCCCGCCCCCGCGCAGGGTAACgctggttcgaatcccgctcggagcgggtcgactaggatcggtgagacccagtaaaagtgcgggggacgaaaatacattttattaaaagtgagggggacacgtcccccgcgtcccccgcgtaatctacgcccatgtgttcatatcataaatgtattattagtagtaatatgcatcgctaaggacttcatttggacaactttaaaggagattttctcaatatttagatgtttttgcaccctcagattccagattttcaaatattgtcctatcctaacaaaccatacatcaatggagagATTAttaattcagctttcagatcatctacacatctcaacattgacccttatgactgggtTTGGGCTCCAGGGTCACATGTTTGGCAGAATTGTACTGGGTTCAGTAAAAAAGTATAAATTAATTATGCACTcatatgcaaatcataaatcAGATATATCATGTTATACTCACGTTGTGTGTTAAGCTTGAGCAGAATAGGTGCCAGTGTGTCTTTGAGgagcttctcctgttcaataaAGTCTTGAATCGTTGCATTTTTGGAGTTGTGTATCCAGTCTGATTTAGCTGAACAGATGTTTATACACATGTTCTatagcaacacacacaaacattgatTAGACGATGTAGACTTCTGAGTTTGTTAAAAACATTAGGCAATCTGAAACTATTTCACTGATGAATTACCTTGTCCTCCTTACTGAGCTTTCCTTGAACTTTCTCTTGATCAGCTATAATGTCTCTGACTTCTTGTATTAATGCTCGCAATCTCTGTTTGGCCTCTGTAAGGAGAATACAAATCATCTGTATAAATCACAACAAGATTTTAGGTGCGGACATATTTCACTTTCTCACCAGCCCACGCCAGGTACTCTGCACAGTCCAGTTTGTCATAACGTCGGGCCACATCAACAGCCTTTTCTCCACGGAAATTGGTCGCTTGAAAATCAGCGTTGAGCTCAACCAAAGTTTTCAAAGTGTCCAGATGACCCCATATGGCAGAACAATGCAATGGTGAATAACCTACAGTGAaccatattgagtatttattgGCAGATTGTGACCTCTGAGCCCAACACCAGTCGTGCgtctcacgggtatatctgTGGCCATAGCcaacaaaacattaaaagagtcaaaattatccatttttctgttttgccaaaaatcatcaggatattaagatcatgctccatgaagatatttagcaCATGTtcatatcataaatgtattattagtagtaatatgcattgctaaggacttcatttggacaactataaaggagattttctcaatatttagatgtttttgcaccctcagattccagatgttcaaatattgtcctatcctaacaaaccatacatcaatggagagATTAttaattcagctttcagatcatctacacatctcaacattgacccttatgactggttttgtgttcTTCAGTTTAATATCATTAATGGTGAAcaatacactcttaaaaataaagatgaATTCCTATGGCATGCAATGTCATTGAAGAACCATTGTGTTCCTTCAGTAAACAGTTCTTAAAAGAACATCTCTTAGTTTAATAGGGTTTTCAGCCGGGTGGGCTAGTCCACATACGATGAATATCTCCATCCTGTGTTATTATTGCTACATAATTACATCTACAACTTTAGGAGTTTAATTAGCCAAgctacttttttaaagtaacgttGAACGCTAATTACCGCGCGCTGTGAACTCATTGACGTCAGCGCCGTTCTGCACGAGCTCGCGCACGATGCCGCTCAGTCCTAACGTACACGCGGCACACAGCGCGTTCCGCCCCACCTCATCCCTTTCAAGCAGAATATTCTCCGGTAGATGAGTATCTGTGGCACTCTTGCTTTCCAAAAGACGCTTAAGTCCCTCTAAATCATCATCTAAAGCGCATAAAAGAACCGTTTTCTCCTCAGCGGACCGCATTATGACTCTCGGAAGAGTCGTGTGTTGTTGTTTTGCGCGACCGTCTCTATGGCAACTGGGTAGCCATTTTGTTTATTGTGTTCCCTGGCCGCTagatgctgctgctgtttgtGTTATGAAACCAGAAGCGCTGAGAATATGAGATAAACTGAAGAAGATATTAAGCACATAGCACCAAGCCTTATCTAGGCTATGTAAGAATCTAATTATCAAGTCACTGATTCTTGAGATAAGGGACAAAACTTGTCCTATAAACACAAAAGCCCTAAATTAAAAAGTAAGAATATCAACAAATTAAAAATACCTAAGTTACATCTAGAGAAATGTGTATACTCATGACATTCATTGCTTATATATACTTATAATAagtatatacatataatattatttatacttttaaatcatttttagtATAATATGTTTTGCATATTGGGGGATTCTTCCAATGCTGTTTTCAAGATTATATACATTTGGCTTCAGCTTAACCTTTGTCAACACTGTCAGGTGAAGGTATTTGTTAATTTTGAAAGAAAACATCTTTTTTCAATTTATTGTGGAAAAAAACATCAATGGAACTACATGATATTAAAATTACCAAATAACATTagtgatatattattaatattaaaaggAGAGTAGAGAATTAAGGAATTTAGGAATTggactcaaaaaaataaaaaaatgctgggttaaaaacaacccaacccggttaggttgttttaacccagcaattgggttgttttaacccagtgcttgggttgttttaacccagcgatcggattgttttagcccagtgagcgggttgttttagcccagcgattggatttttttagcccagcgattgggttgttttaacccagcgatcggattgttttagcccagtgagcgggttgttttagcccagcgattggattttttttagcccagcgattgggttgttttaaccaagcgattggtttgttttagcccagtgattggattgtttaaacccagcgatcgggttgttttaacccagcgatcgggttgttttaacccagcgatcgggttgttttaacccagcgatcgggttgttttaaccaagtgatcgggttgttttaacccagcgatcaggttgttttaaccaagtgatcgggttgttttagcccagcgatcAGGTTTATTTAGCCCAGCGAacgggttgttttagcccagtgattgggttgttttagcccagcgatcggattgttttagcccagtgagcgggttgttttagcccagcgatcggattgttttagcccagtgagcgggttgttttagcccagcgattggatttttttagcccagcgattgggttgttttaaccaagcgattggtttgttttagcccagtgattggattgtttaaacccagcgatcgggttgttttagcccagcgattgggttgttttaacccagcgatcgtttttttttaacccagcgatcgggttgttttaaccaagcgatcgggttgttttaaccaagcgatcgggttgttttagcccagcgatcAGGTTTATTTAGCCCAGCGAacgggttgttttagcccagtgatttggttgttttaacccagctattgggttgttttagcccagcgaatgggttgttttagcccagtgattgggttgttttaacccagcggttgggttgttttagcccagcggttgagttgttttaacccagcgattggattTTCTTAAGCAAACAttcaacccaaccgctgggtttgtccattttgggGTTGATTTTAACCAAGCATTTATAGAGGCTTCTTCAGTgtaaaaacaagcaaaaacaaAAGAGAGAATGTATGTTATGACCGAGCTCATTTACTGAACACCAGTGTAACATGGCTAAAGACTTGGGATgggtttttttgtgtggaagTTTTTGGATGGATTAAAGTAAATTAGCAAGTCTGACGGAGTTGGCATCTTACATGCTACATTATCTGAGACCTTTGTCTGAAAAAATACCAATGTTTAATAATGTAGTGTAATGTAGTGTAATGTAGTGtagttagtttttattttttttaaacatgttttgtcATTTATCTCAAGAATCAGTGAAATTAGAAACCAAAAAACGTTTAGCTCACTAGATCTTTCAGTCTCAGCCAGCACACATACACAGTAAAAAAcattgggttatttttttaacccaaccgttgggttacACATATTGGGTCAATATGTTGGGTTATTTTGCAAaatgttgggttattttaacatcAGTATACTGAATGTGGATCATCACACACATAAGAAAACAGTAGAAAGCCCCTGAAGGGTTCACAATTCAAATCACATTCTCATCTGACATTATAAAGCTCTGAAAAGGAAGATTACAATCAAGATGAAATTTTATTCTTCTAAATGAAAAGCATTTAAAGGGGGATTCTCAACCCGATGATGTATTTGTATGAGTTAATCTACTTGATTTAGTATTTGAAGAGGAAGAGCGGAAATAATCATGAGGAATAGGGACATTTCTTGTGGtaaatttatatttcattttaaaggggAAAACTTAATCATATGACTCTCCTAAAGGTTATTCCTCTCGTGATAATAAGCCATGGAAAAACAAATGAAAGGGAAATTTGTTGCAGATTCACTTTAATCTTTTTGTGATGGCATCGTACATTCCAACAAACAAGAACTTCCTCATATGAGCAAAACCAGgaacattattatatatttttttaaatataatgatagtTTCAGCATGTGAGGGCTATTGTCGTTCCGTCACCTCATCTCACTATTGGTGTCCATTATTAGCACATTAGACGACAATATGACGCAAGGAAAATGTGTTAGAAGTGATACAGGAGAGGCATGAGTTCCGCTGGGATATTACTGACATCCTGTCATgccacactgacacacacattgCTCAAGACATGGAGCGATCGcattacagtgtgtgtgtgtgtgtgtgtgtgtgtgtgtgtgtgtgtgtgtgtgtctgcgagtgagtgagtgtgtgagagtgtatgtgtgcttgtttttgtgacatatcaggacaaaaatgtgtataataacatgtgtatgacacaggtattacagaaaatggtgacatatcaggacattaccccatgtccccacttttcaaaatgcttataaatcatacaggaggagttttttttaaaaattaaaaatgcagaatgtttcctgtgatgggtaggtttaggggcaggggcagtgtaaggggatagaaaatacggtttgtacagtataaaacccattacgcctatggaatgtccccacaattcacaaaaacaaacatgtgtgtatgtgtgtgtgtgtgtgtgtgtgtgtgagtgagtgagtgagtgagtgagtgagtgagtgagtgagtaagtgtctgcgagtgagtgagtgtgtgtacgtgtgtgtgtgtgtgtgtgtgtgtgagtgagtgagagtgtgtgtacgtgtgtgtgtacgtgtgtgtgtgtgtgagtgagtgagtgagtgagtgagtgagtgagagtgagtgagtgtgtgtacgtgtgtgttagtacgtgtgtgtgtacgtgtgtgtgtgagtgagtgagtgagtgagtgagtgagtgtgagtgtgtgtacgtgtgtgtgtgcatgaatgagtgagtgtgtgtgtgtgtgtgagtgagtgtatgtgtgtgtgagtgagtgagtgagtgagtgagtgagtgagtgagtgtatgtgtgtgtgagtgagtgagtgagtgtacgtgtgtgtgtgtgtgtgtgtgtgtgtgtgagtgagtgagtgtgtgtgtgtgtgtgtgagtgtgtgagtgagtgagtgtgtgagtgagtgagtgtgtgagtgtgtgagtgtgtgagtgagtgagtgagtgagtgagtgagtgagtgagtgtgtgtgtgtgtttgtgattgtgtgagtgagtgagtgtgtgtgtgtgtgagtgtatttgtgagtgagtgtatgtgtgtgtgagtgtgtgtgtgtgtgtgtgtgtttaatgaatGGTGTCAAAGCTCCTTACtaatgtcatcgctctgcttcTAGTCTCCGCTCCTGCTCTGTCATTGATCTCTATTTCCcgcatgtgtgtgttcagtgaacTATGACTGACTGTATTTCCAGTTGCTCTATTTTAGGCCGAAAGCAGGAATTTTGTATGATGCGGGTTTATAATTATAGGAAAATTGGGAGCAGACTCTCCGAGGAAAAGGAACAGCAGATCAAACACAGATATGCCAGCTCAGCCTGAGAGAGATACAGAAGACGGTGTTAATATTACGTTTCAAATTACGCTCATTTTATTTCATtccatttcattatttaatttaattaataaaaaaagtcctttattcattatattattttaaaattgtatttattattttattttattttaatttattgtatttatatttcaTAGCTATTCATTTGTCATGGAAAGTGCATTGCAGGATTTATTATGcgttatattattttattctataATTGTCATAGTTAAAACACATTCAAATGATCAATCCTCCTGGGGTTTGCAGGTTTAAATGAAGCAAACACagtgcacactgtaaaaaagcctgtaaaaaataaaaatagggcacaatatGAAGGTATTTtccgtattgtttttttttacgggtgttttacctgtattttgaattacacatcgcattagtttgtgttttaagggttaacggaaatttccgtaaaatgactggataatgtactggcagaaaattaccattCCATTTCCTGTTTTTATTTCTTACAGTGCATGCGCTCCACTTGTTTGTCTATGTTTGCTTGTACTTTGGTCTCAGTTATGGTGCGATGAATCCACATCTGGCTGTAAAGTTGGAGCCGTTGAAGCCTCAGTCATGCTTGGCTTCTCTGAAATGGCAAAACAACATCTGTGCTGGTCTAAGGAGTCCTAATGTGCCGTCAGAAGCCCCAGAGATCTCCCTGATCTCTGAAATACAGGAGCCTTTAGGTTGCTTCCGCTTACATCAGCCCTCCTTTCTCCTTTTGGAACTGATGAATGTTTTAATCACAGCTTTACATTGACCAGCGTTGGTCCCAGGGCTAATCACAGTGGATTGAGAATCAACACAGGCTTGTATTGCTGTGTAAGTCCATTATATCATCTCACTAGAGTCACTGAGCTCCGCTTCTGCCAATCTCACCAAGAATGTCATTTAGGCTAAagctgttaaagggatagttcactttaaaaggaaaattctgcCATACTTTACGCAACCTCAAGTTTGTATGagttctttcttcagctgaacacaaggggagatattttgaagaatgtcagtaagcAAACAGAAATCCCCAGAATAGAGGTTTGGCATCAGTAGAGGACATTATTTAGCGGATTTCTCTAACAACATCCAGTTTTAAGTCTGTACTATTCTTATAGAATATAAGAAAatattatgaaaatattattacatgtcTTTTTACATTACACATAGTcccaaaaatgcaataaaaatgcaaattataAAGGAAATGGCATTCATGTTTACACATATTGCATTACGTAAAATGGCAGCCTATATCAAATTATTCTGTATCTTTCATAACATTGAGAATCATCTTTTTTACAAagttttggttaaaaaaaatggattgttgaatgaagaaaaaaaaaatcccattgttTGTCTATTCATACCTTTTAATTTTCTCAATAAAGGGGTTCTGGTTCCTCTGTATAGTAGAATATATCGCATATAacaggaataaaataaataaataaataaataaaaacatttattttatgctctaaacaatgactggaggaaaaaaaaaaactaaattcacaaaaatgttttttctggTTCTCAGGAAGATGACATGTTAAAATACTAGTAACGCATTAAAGCAATAAAGGCAGACTAATAGATTATAAATAGAGATAATGTGATACTGAAATACCAATTATTGGTAAATTacctgtaaataaataatcataaatgtctcCCTCTACACTGCTATGATGGCGCTGCTGCTTAGAGCACCCTCAGTGAGTCTGGATTCGGGCCTGCTGGAGCCGTTGACTtctatagtaggaaaaaaaaatctatggaAGTCAACGGCTCCAGTGAACTGTTTgcttactgacattcttcaaaatatct encodes:
- the ankrd45 gene encoding ankyrin repeat domain-containing protein 45 isoform X1; its protein translation is MRSAEEKTVLLCALDDDLEGLKRLLESKSATDTHLPENILLERDEVGRNALCAACTLGLSGIVRELVQNGADVNEFTARGYSPLHCSAIWGHLDTLKTLVELNADFQATNFRGEKAVDVARRYDKLDCAEYLAWAEAKQRLRALIQEVRDIIADQEKVQGKLSKEDKNMCINICSAKSDWIHNSKNATIQDFIEQEKLLKDTLAPILLKLNTQPEATTKTRKH
- the ankrd45 gene encoding ankyrin repeat domain-containing protein 45 isoform X2; this translates as MRSAEEKTVLLCALDDDLEGLKRLLESKSATDTHLPENILLERDEVGRNALCAACTLGLSGIVRELVQNGADVNEFTAREAKQRLRALIQEVRDIIADQEKVQGKLSKEDKNMCINICSAKSDWIHNSKNATIQDFIEQEKLLKDTLAPILLKLNTQPEATTKTRKH